From one Alicyclobacillus acidocaldarius subsp. acidocaldarius Tc-4-1 genomic stretch:
- the gltX gene encoding glutamate--tRNA ligase, giving the protein MSVRVRFAPSPTGHLHIGGVRTALFNFLYARHTGGQFVLRLEDTDVERNVPGAEHAFVETFRWLGLTWDEGFDIGGPYGPYRCSERIPIYRSHAQKLLESGMAYACFCHQGEAKEARPDEDGDNGLGVGAMGCTGTCASLDPAEALNRIQAGEPHAIRFRAPSGPPIVVRDLVRGEIAFEREDLKDFVILKRDGMPTYNFQVAVDDHLMAITHVIRGEEHLSNTPRQLLIYEAFGWQPPQFAHLPIVLDEARKKLSKRDPNVLPVSAYREQGYVPQAIVNFLALLGWSPGDEEEIFDLDELCARFDLDRVGRAGAVFDVAKFRWMANQYFKSLDPKEAVRLIREQAVRLNYSFPPYVDDEWLERAVALVLDGLACAREFFTAASVWLEPEVAYDEEARALLATESAARVVRAYLSACEQDPSWDEAANRARLQAVGRTLGVKGRDLFMPVRAAVTGHTHGPDLQKSMALLPKEMAVERMRRALALAQAPEHQGR; this is encoded by the coding sequence GTGAGCGTGCGCGTGCGGTTCGCTCCTAGTCCGACCGGCCATCTTCATATCGGTGGGGTGCGCACGGCGCTCTTCAACTTCCTCTATGCGCGTCACACCGGCGGGCAGTTCGTCCTGCGGCTCGAGGACACCGATGTAGAGCGAAACGTCCCCGGGGCGGAGCACGCCTTTGTGGAGACATTCCGCTGGCTCGGCCTAACGTGGGACGAGGGTTTCGACATTGGCGGGCCGTACGGGCCGTATCGGTGCAGCGAGCGAATTCCGATTTATCGCAGTCATGCGCAGAAACTGTTGGAATCAGGGATGGCGTACGCGTGCTTCTGCCATCAGGGCGAGGCGAAGGAAGCTCGCCCGGACGAGGACGGCGACAACGGCCTGGGTGTGGGCGCGATGGGCTGCACAGGGACCTGTGCGTCGCTCGATCCGGCGGAGGCTTTGAACCGCATCCAGGCGGGCGAGCCGCACGCCATCCGGTTCCGCGCGCCGTCCGGCCCGCCCATCGTGGTGCGGGATCTCGTCCGGGGCGAGATCGCCTTCGAGCGCGAGGATCTGAAAGACTTCGTCATCCTCAAGCGGGATGGCATGCCCACGTACAACTTTCAGGTGGCCGTCGACGATCATCTCATGGCCATCACGCACGTGATTCGAGGCGAAGAGCACTTATCCAACACGCCGCGCCAGCTCCTCATCTACGAGGCGTTCGGCTGGCAGCCTCCGCAATTCGCGCATCTGCCGATTGTCCTGGATGAGGCGCGGAAGAAATTATCCAAACGAGATCCAAATGTCCTGCCGGTGTCGGCGTACCGCGAGCAGGGCTACGTCCCGCAGGCCATCGTGAACTTCTTGGCGCTCCTCGGATGGTCTCCCGGGGATGAAGAGGAAATCTTTGATCTGGACGAGCTTTGCGCGCGGTTCGATCTCGACCGCGTCGGGCGCGCCGGTGCCGTGTTCGACGTCGCCAAGTTCCGCTGGATGGCGAACCAGTACTTCAAGTCTCTTGACCCGAAAGAGGCGGTTCGGCTCATTCGCGAACAGGCTGTGCGCCTGAACTACTCGTTCCCGCCGTACGTGGACGACGAGTGGCTCGAGCGGGCCGTGGCCCTTGTCCTGGACGGCCTCGCCTGTGCGCGGGAATTCTTCACCGCCGCGAGCGTGTGGCTTGAGCCCGAAGTGGCGTACGATGAAGAAGCGCGTGCGCTGCTCGCGACTGAGAGCGCTGCTCGTGTGGTTCGCGCGTATCTGTCGGCGTGCGAACAAGATCCGTCCTGGGATGAGGCGGCCAATCGGGCCCGTTTGCAGGCGGTAGGGCGGACGCTTGGCGTGAAGGGACGAGACCTGTTCATGCCCGTGCGGGCCGCCGTGACCGGTCATACGCACGGCCCTGATCTGCAGAAGTCGATGGCGCTTCTTCCGAAAGAGATGGCGGTGGAGCGCATGCGCCGCGCCCTCGCGCTTGCACAAGCGCCAGAGCATCAGGGGAGGTGA
- the cysS gene encoding cysteine--tRNA ligase, with protein MAIVLYNSLTGKKEPLQTLEPGKVRFYACGPTVYHFFHLGNARMFVVFDTIRRYLEYRGYEVRFVQNFTDIDDRIIQRAQELGVSPRELAEENIRYYFEDAGKLFIRPATVHPRVTECVDEIIRFIQDLIDRGHAYERNGSVYFDTSSFPEYGKLSHQSPEDMRAGYRIEVQDEKDDPTDFALWKAAKPGEEWWPSPWGPGRPGWHIECSVMNYLYLGEQIDIHAGGRDLIFPHHENEIAQSEAHSGKTFARYWLHNGTLNINGEKMSKSTGNFIMARDLLERRDPRAVRFFLLSAHYRNPLNYTEEALDQAEQALSRIDRLIRDLDHRAEALKAMQGALDRADEVPSAQAHADVEQIRRAFIEAMDDDFNTADGMAAIFDGVRLVNTRLEEGGVKLGDLRLYRDLFVELLGVLGIPKKEEERLEDEIERLIAERAEARKRRDFARADEIRDHLRHRGIVLEDTPYGTRWSYES; from the coding sequence GTGGCGATTGTCCTGTACAACAGCCTGACGGGCAAGAAGGAGCCGCTTCAGACGCTCGAACCCGGCAAGGTGCGGTTTTACGCGTGTGGTCCGACGGTCTATCACTTCTTCCACCTCGGGAACGCGCGCATGTTCGTGGTCTTCGACACCATCCGCCGCTACCTGGAGTACCGAGGGTACGAAGTGCGCTTCGTGCAGAACTTCACCGATATCGACGATCGCATCATTCAGCGCGCGCAGGAGCTCGGCGTGAGTCCGCGTGAGCTCGCCGAGGAAAACATTCGCTATTATTTCGAGGACGCGGGCAAGCTGTTCATCCGGCCCGCGACCGTGCACCCGCGAGTGACCGAGTGCGTCGACGAGATCATTCGCTTCATCCAGGATTTGATTGATCGCGGCCACGCCTACGAGCGAAACGGCAGCGTCTACTTTGACACGTCCTCCTTCCCGGAGTACGGCAAGCTTTCTCACCAATCGCCGGAGGACATGCGCGCGGGCTACCGCATTGAAGTGCAGGACGAAAAGGACGATCCGACGGATTTCGCGCTGTGGAAGGCGGCCAAGCCCGGCGAGGAGTGGTGGCCGAGCCCTTGGGGGCCGGGGCGCCCGGGCTGGCACATCGAGTGCTCCGTCATGAATTACCTGTATCTCGGCGAGCAGATCGATATCCATGCGGGCGGGCGCGATCTCATCTTCCCGCATCACGAGAACGAGATCGCCCAAAGCGAGGCACATTCGGGCAAGACCTTCGCCCGTTATTGGCTGCATAACGGCACGCTCAACATCAACGGCGAGAAGATGTCCAAGTCTACGGGCAACTTCATCATGGCCCGCGACCTCCTGGAACGCCGGGATCCGAGGGCCGTGCGCTTTTTCCTCCTGTCTGCGCACTATCGGAACCCGCTGAATTACACCGAGGAGGCGCTCGATCAGGCGGAGCAGGCGCTGTCGCGGATCGACCGTTTGATCCGGGACCTGGACCACCGCGCGGAGGCCCTGAAGGCGATGCAAGGGGCGCTCGATCGCGCGGACGAAGTCCCGTCCGCCCAGGCGCATGCTGACGTGGAACAGATCCGACGTGCCTTCATCGAAGCGATGGACGACGACTTCAACACGGCGGACGGGATGGCAGCCATCTTCGACGGCGTGCGCTTGGTGAACACGCGCCTCGAAGAAGGCGGCGTAAAGCTTGGCGATCTCCGCCTGTACCGGGATCTCTTCGTCGAACTGCTCGGCGTGCTCGGCATTCCGAAGAAGGAAGAGGAGCGGTTGGAGGACGAGATCGAGCGGCTCATTGCGGAGCGAGCCGAAGCCCGGAAGCGGCGCGACTTTGCCCGGGCGGACGAGATTCGCGACCATCTTCGGCACCGCGGTATCGTGCTCGAGGACACGCCGTACGGCACACGTTGGAGCTACGAATCATGA
- the ispF gene encoding 2-C-methyl-D-erythritol 2,4-cyclodiphosphate synthase yields the protein MRIGLGYDVHRIAEGRPLVLGGVRIDAPFGLLGHSDADVIAHAIMDALLGSLGLGDIGQHFPPDDDRFEGADSLSLMREVVAMLQREGYRVGNVDVMVIAERPKLLPHVPEMRRRLAEVLQVHERDVSIKATTNEKMGFIGRGEGIAAQAVALVVPLAERGQAP from the coding sequence ATGCGGATTGGACTCGGGTATGATGTGCACCGGATTGCGGAGGGCAGGCCGCTTGTGCTGGGCGGCGTGCGCATCGATGCCCCGTTCGGGCTCCTCGGCCATTCGGACGCTGACGTCATCGCGCACGCCATCATGGACGCGCTGCTCGGCAGCCTTGGCCTCGGCGACATCGGGCAGCACTTTCCGCCGGACGACGACCGGTTCGAGGGCGCCGACAGCCTGTCACTGATGCGCGAGGTGGTCGCCATGCTCCAGCGCGAGGGGTATCGCGTGGGGAACGTGGATGTGATGGTCATCGCGGAGCGGCCGAAGTTGCTGCCCCACGTGCCCGAGATGAGGAGGCGCCTTGCCGAGGTGCTCCAGGTTCACGAGCGCGACGTGTCCATCAAGGCTACTACCAACGAGAAGATGGGCTTCATCGGGCGCGGGGAGGGTATCGCCGCGCAGGCGGTGGCCTTGGTCGTGCCGCTTGCGGAGAGGGGGCAGGCCCCGTGA